A stretch of DNA from Phragmitibacter flavus:
TGGAGAAGCCACCGACTTTGGCGAGTTCGCGGACTTCATCGAGCAGGCGTTGGGCTTCGGTGAGTTCGGTTTGGGCTTGCTGGGTTTCGACGGTGACGCGTTCAAGTGCGAGGCTGGCGAGGGCGGGGTCGAGTTCCATGAGGACGTCGCCGGTTTTGACGGTTGAGCCGGCATCGACGGGGAGTTTGAGGATGAGGCCGCTGGCGCGCGAGGAAAGGCTTGCCTGGCGTTTGGGGACGATGGTGCCCGTAAGGTCGAGGGTGGTGACGACGTGATCGACGACGGCTTGGGCGGTGGTGACGGGCTTGGGGGCGTCCTGATTTTGGGCGTTGATGGCTGCAACGGGCAGGGCCAGCCAGGCCAGGAGGGAAAGAAGACGTCGAGGCATGATGCCTGACACTATGGGGAGGATGGCGGGGGTGGCAACGTTGGGATGGAGTTGTGCAGGTTTGATGCAGCAGTTCGTGAGATGACCTATTGGATTTCAAACATTTTGGCGAGAGCCGCGCGAATATTGGTCATTTCTGCTGCGGTGAGCTTCCCGATGGGGCCTTGCAATTCGTGGTTTTGTATGGCCTGAATGCCCTGAACGTTTGCGTAGGATGTTTCTCTGAGAAATGTTTTTTTCGTGAGGGCTATTTCATACCAACTGTTTCGATAGGCGGTGGTTATCGGGATACAAATGGTGAGGGCGCGCGGGGCATCTTCGTCGCTCATCGAGACGACGGCCATCATACGCATTTTTCCTGAGTAGCCGAGGTCAACGCGATAGACTTGACCCGGTTCAGTCTTCATAGCAGTCGTCCAAGGCAGACTGTCGTTGTTTAGGCGAGAGCAGAAGGTCGGTGTTGTCTTCCTTCAGTGGTAACACGACTGAAAATGGCAATCCACGACGGAGTCGAACTTGGGTTAGAAACAGTCGAATGGCTTCGGAGCTGGAAATGCCGAGAGCATCAAAGACAGCGTCGGTATCGGACTTTAGGGATTGTGGGATTCTGGCCCGGACGGTTGCTTCTCTCGTAGCCATGTCCAATTGTAGCTAAATGTGGCTACAATTGCAAGGCTTTTGGAAATTCGAAATTTTTAAGATTGAAAGGTGTGGGATTTTTGCCGCGAAGGATCACAAAGAACACAAACAAGGTGAGGTTTTTCGGGATCAATGTGAATGGCCCATTTGCCATTTTGGGAAGGGATCGGGGAATTTTTGCCAGGCGTTGGGGCCTTTGGAAAATTCTTTGTCGGTGAGGAGACAGGTGTCGAGTTTGGCGATGAGGTCGGGTTGGTTCATTTCTTTGCCGATGATGACGATTTCCTGTCGGCGGTCGCCGTAAGGGGTTTGCCAGCTGGCTTGGATTTCGTCGCGTTCGGCGGGGGATTGGGGCCAGTCGGATTTGGGGATGGCGGCCCAGAAGTGACCGATGGCGTTGGTGGTGCGCAGGACGCCGGCTTGGGAAATGAAGCCGGCGAGGTCAGGGCGGGTGGCGAGCCAGAAGAGGCCTTTGGCGCGGATGACGCCTTGCCAGTGGGAGTGGCAGAAGTCGGAGAAACGTTGCGGGTGGAAGGGGCGGCGGGCGCGGTAAACGAAGTGGGTGATGCCGTATTCTTCGGTTTCGGGAGTGTGGTGCTGGAGACTATCGAGCCAGCCGGTGGATTGTTCGGCCTGGGCGAGCTGGTAGAGGTTGGTGCCGAGGATGTGGTTGAGGGGGATGGCGCTTTGGGTGGTGTGGTGGATGGTGGCGGCGGGGTTGAGGGCGCTGATGGTGGCGCGGATTTCCTGGAGTTCGGCGGGGGTGACGGTGTCGGTTTTGTTGATGAGGATGACGTTGGCGAATTCGATCTGGTCGACGAGCAGGTCGACAATGGTGCGGGTGTCTTCTTCACCGAGGGCTTGCTGGCGTTGCTTGAGGGTCTGGGTGGTGCGGAAGTCGGTGAGGAAGTTTTTGGCGTCGACGACGGTGACCATGGTGTCGATGTTGGCGACGTCGCTGAGGGATCGACCGTTTTCGTCTTTGAAGGTGAAGGTTTCCGCGACGGGCATGGGCTCGGAGACGCCGGTGGATTCGATGACGAGGTGGTCGAAGCGGCCTTCGCGGGCGAGTTTGTTGATCTCGATGAGGAGGTCTTCGCGCAGGGTGCAGCAGATGCAGCCGTTGGACATTTCGACCATTTTTTCCTCGGCTCGGGCGAAAGCGGCGTCGCCGTTTTTGACGAGAGCGGCGTCGATGTTGACCTCGCTCATGTCGTTGACGATGACAGCGACGCGTTTGCCTTCGCGGTTACGCAGGATGTGGTTGAGGAGGGTGGTTTTACCGGCGCCGAGGAAGCCGGAGAGGACGGTGACGGGGAGGGTGGCTGAGTGCATTAACGCAAGTATATTGCGTGAATGGGTAATGCAACTGATTTGCGCTATTGTTTGGCGAGTATAAAAGCCGGTGAGGGTGAGGAGGATGGAGCAGGGCGCCCAGAATGAGGGCGGATGTCTCTCCTGGGCGGGATCAGAAGCGGTAGGTGAGGCGGACGCGGAAGGTGCGGGGTTCGCTGGGGTGGAGATGGATGTCGTCGTAGCCGGCGGTGGGTTCGCCGGGGAGGCGGCTGGTATAAAAATATTCGATGTCGTTGTCTTTGCGGTCGAAGAGGTTGAGGCATTCCAAGGCGGCTTCCCACTTGGTTTGGCGGTAGCCGATGCCGGCGTTGAAGAGGATGCTGGTTTTGCCTTTGATGCTGTTGTCTTCGATGAGGGGTCGGCTGTCGAAGGCGCGGGCGCGGAGGGTGGCGAAGGGGCCGGTGTCAGCTCCTTGGGCACCGAGGGTGATGCCGCCGCTGAACATGAGGGGGACACTGCTGGGGATGTAGTCGTCGTTGCCGGAGTCGGTGAAACGGGCATGAGTGAGGGCGAGTTCGGCGTCGAGGGTGAGCCATTTGGCGGGACGCCAGTAGTTGGCGAATTCGAGGCCGAAACGACGGGAGCCGGGGCCGGGTTCGTTGGCGCCGGCGTCGCCGATGTAGACGAGTTCGCTGTCGCTTTCGATCCAGAAGAGGGAGAGGGTGCTGGTGAGGGTGGGGATGGCCTGGTTGCGGATGCCGAGTTCGGCGCTTTGGGTGCGGACGAGGGGATCGACAGGCGGAACGGGGTCGCCGGAGTTGGGGTCGATGGTGGTGTTGACGCCGCGGGCGTCGTTGCTGTGGAAGCCGAGGCCGTAGTTGAGGTAGAGTTCGGTTTCGTTCCAGGGGCCGAAGATGAGGCTGATTTTGGGGCTAAGGATGGCGTCGAGATCGTCGCCTTCGTTGGCGGTGAGGTTGCTCTGGCGGGTGTCGAAGTAGAAGAGGTCGCCGCGCAGGCCGAGGTTGGTGCGGAACCAATCCTGCCAGTGGATGGTGGTTTCGGCGAAGAGTCCGAGGCTGGCTTCGTAGACGGCATCTTCGCGGATGGTTTGGAAACGCTGGCGGTTTTGGGTGCGGTAGAGGCCGATGTCGCCGATGAGGTCGTGGCGGGTTTGGAGGCCGAGGGTGTAGTCGGTTTTTTTGCCAAACAGGTTTTGGTTCTCCCAAGTGCGGGCGACGTTGCCGCCGAGGATCCAGCGGTTTTCTTTTTGCTGAAACTGGTCACCGCGTTCGGGGTAGTCGAGGAAGTAGGTGAAGTTGGAGTAGAGGTCGAGGTCGTAGTAGATGGCGTAGAGATTGCCTTTGGTGGTGACATCGCCGTCGCGGGTTTGGAAGGTGAGGTTGAGGCTGTAGCGTGAGGACTCTCCGCCGGTGGTGGGGTCGACGTGGCCGAGTCGGTCGATGCGTCCGTCGTTGATGGCGCGTTGGGGGATTTGGTCGCTGGAGGTCCAGTCGGCCTGGTAGCCCATGAAGGTGGCGGTGAAGAAGTTGTCGTCGTCGCCGCGGAAGTAGCGGAGCAGTCCGTTCCAGCGTTCGAAGTCTTCGGGGAGGGTCCAGGGTCCGTCGTAGGTGTTGTATTCGAGGGCGTAGGTGAGGGATTGCTGGATCTTTGGCATGAGATCGGTGGTGGGATTTTTGGGATCGAAGGGCGGGGCGATGGTGGGATTGAGGTCCACCGTGCCGGCGATGAGGGCGCGGTAGTAGTTGTTTTCGCCGGCTTCAATGGTGACGAAGTTGTTGGGGAGTTGATTGAAAAGAAGGAAGTCGGCGCTGCCGGCGGTGGAGAGATCGCCTTGGGCGGCGGTGAAGGTGCCTTTGGTGAAGTTGACGCCGCTGAGGAGTTCGGGAATGAGGGGGTTGAGGTCGGTGTAGCCCTGGCCGTGGGCGTGGGTGCGGAGGTTGAGGGGCATGCCTTCGAGGGAGGTGGCAAAGTCGGCGCCGTGGTCGAGGTTGAAGCCGCGCAGGAAGTATTGGTTGGCTTTGCCGCCGCCGGCGTGTTGGGTGATGATGACGCCGGGAATGGTTTCGAGGATTTCGCCGCGGCGTAGGACGGGACGGGCGAGGAGGTCTTCGGAGCTGGCATAGCCGGTGGAGGCGGCGGTGGTTTGGCCGAGGAGGTCTTCGGCTTTGCCGGTGACGGTGATGGTTTGGAGTTCCTCGGTTTGCTGGGCGAGGGTGTGGGTGGAGATTGTTATGGCGGTGAAGAGAATGGCGAGAGGTGAATGGAAGCGTTTCATGGGATGGAATGGAGAGCGGTGGAACGGGGCTTGGGACTGGTGACCGACATGACGCCGGTGGACCGATTGGATGTGGTTGTCTGACGCGGCGGAGGTTGTTCGAATGAAGATGGATGACAGATGCTGATTCGGCGATCCGTGAAACGTCGACATGTTTTTAGGTCGACCAAGGGCGCAGCGGAGGTGAGCGGTCATTCGTTGGGAATGACGGGAAAGCTTAGACGCTTCGAGGGGGTGGGCTTGGCGGCGCGATGGACCAGGTGGGGCCGGGAGGGGCCTTCGGTTCGGAGATGTGGTCCTGAATGGGGAGGTGATGGACAGGCAATTTCACTGGCGACCACGCGATGGCGAAAATTTTCTTTTCTTGGATGTCCAGGGATGGGAGAAAGGGGTCTTGGGGGGTGGGCAGCGATGTGGTGGCGGTCGAGTGATATTGCGTCATCGCATCAGCGACGCTTTGCCAGGTGGTTTGATCGCCGAGGGTGCTGATGACGGCGGCGGTGATGGTGCCTTGTTGCTGGACTTCTGTGCTTACGAGCTTGCCCATGGTCATGACAGCGACCAATACCAATGGCCCGCCCACGAGCTGGAAGAGGGCGAGGAGGTAGAGGTGGCGGGTCATGAGAGAGTCTGGAAGTCTGGCAGACGGGGAACGGTTGTCATCAGTCTTTATGCCAACTTTTCAAGTGGCCACGGATTCAAAGTTTTGGAGGGGCTTTTTCGAGCATGTATTGGGCAATTTTGCGAAGGTTGTCGTCGCCGAGGTGGGCGAAGGGGGGCATGGGCGGGAGGTTGGGGCGCTTTTTGCCGGGGGCGCGTGCCCAGGTGACGATGCCTTCGGGGTTGTTGGCGTAGAGTTGGGCGATTTCGGCGAGGGAGGGTCCGACGAGCTGGGTGGCGGGGGCGTGGCAGGCAGCGCAGGAAGTGAAG
This window harbors:
- a CDS encoding type II toxin-antitoxin system PemK/MazF family toxin, whose amino-acid sequence is MKTEPGQVYRVDLGYSGKMRMMAVVSMSDEDAPRALTICIPITTAYRNSWYEIALTKKTFLRETSYANVQGIQAIQNHELQGPIGKLTAAEMTNIRAALAKMFEIQ
- a CDS encoding TonB-dependent receptor; translation: MKRFHSPLAILFTAITISTHTLAQQTEELQTITVTGKAEDLLGQTTAASTGYASSEDLLARPVLRRGEILETIPGVIITQHAGGGKANQYFLRGFNLDHGADFATSLEGMPLNLRTHAHGQGYTDLNPLIPELLSGVNFTKGTFTAAQGDLSTAGSADFLLFNQLPNNFVTIEAGENNYYRALIAGTVDLNPTIAPPFDPKNPTTDLMPKIQQSLTYALEYNTYDGPWTLPEDFERWNGLLRYFRGDDDNFFTATFMGYQADWTSSDQIPQRAINDGRIDRLGHVDPTTGGESSRYSLNLTFQTRDGDVTTKGNLYAIYYDLDLYSNFTYFLDYPERGDQFQQKENRWILGGNVARTWENQNLFGKKTDYTLGLQTRHDLIGDIGLYRTQNRQRFQTIREDAVYEASLGLFAETTIHWQDWFRTNLGLRGDLFYFDTRQSNLTANEGDDLDAILSPKISLIFGPWNETELYLNYGLGFHSNDARGVNTTIDPNSGDPVPPVDPLVRTQSAELGIRNQAIPTLTSTLSLFWIESDSELVYIGDAGANEPGPGSRRFGLEFANYWRPAKWLTLDAELALTHARFTDSGNDDYIPSSVPLMFSGGITLGAQGADTGPFATLRARAFDSRPLIEDNSIKGKTSILFNAGIGYRQTKWEAALECLNLFDRKDNDIEYFYTSRLPGEPTAGYDDIHLHPSEPRTFRVRLTYRF
- a CDS encoding type II toxin-antitoxin system RelB/DinJ family antitoxin codes for the protein MATREATVRARIPQSLKSDTDAVFDALGISSSEAIRLFLTQVRLRRGLPFSVVLPLKEDNTDLLLSPKQRQSALDDCYED
- the zigA gene encoding zinc metallochaperone GTPase ZigA, which gives rise to MHSATLPVTVLSGFLGAGKTTLLNHILRNREGKRVAVIVNDMSEVNIDAALVKNGDAAFARAEEKMVEMSNGCICCTLREDLLIEINKLAREGRFDHLVIESTGVSEPMPVAETFTFKDENGRSLSDVANIDTMVTVVDAKNFLTDFRTTQTLKQRQQALGEEDTRTIVDLLVDQIEFANVILINKTDTVTPAELQEIRATISALNPAATIHHTTQSAIPLNHILGTNLYQLAQAEQSTGWLDSLQHHTPETEEYGITHFVYRARRPFHPQRFSDFCHSHWQGVIRAKGLFWLATRPDLAGFISQAGVLRTTNAIGHFWAAIPKSDWPQSPAERDEIQASWQTPYGDRRQEIVIIGKEMNQPDLIAKLDTCLLTDKEFSKGPNAWQKFPDPFPKWQMGHSH